In Longimicrobium sp., the genomic stretch CGATCGCGGCTCCGGCAGCGGCCTCGCCGGTGGCACCGGTAGCGCCTCCTGCCGGCACAGGAGCCTCGCAGACCGCCATCCTGCCGCCGGCGGGAGGCCGGACGCCGAGCCTGCTGCCCTCGCGTCCGGGGCCGGTGCTGATCGCAAGCCTCCTCCTCCCGCTGGTGCCGCCGCGCACGGTCAGCGACCCTGTTCTCGTCACTCCTGCCGCTCCAGGAGCTCCAGGCCCAACGAGCGAGACGGCTGACCTAGTGCATGTTCAGGTGAGCTATTGTGCGAGCGGCGGGAGGCGTGAGCAGCGGTAATGATCACAGAGCCGGCGCTGGAGCTCGTCGCCGGTGAGCTTGCGTTCCGGCTCGGTGACCGCGCGTTTGCCGTGCGCCCAGCGGGGCTCGATCGGGTTGAGCCACGGGCTCTTGCTGGGCAAGCGACAGATCAGCAGGCGGCAGCCGCCGTCACGCTTGACCCGACGGTTGTGGTCCCTGACCCAGCCATGGACCTCGCGGCTGACATGCCAAGCGGCATTGTCCCACACCAGCGCCAGCACGCGCATGCCCTCAGCCGCGAGGCGCTCGGCCACCCAGGCCAGGAAGGCGCAGGTCACCGGGCTCACCGGCCGGCCCGCCACGAACCGCAGCAGC encodes the following:
- a CDS encoding transposase, giving the protein MISLAQGRPDWALGFEDEVWFSRFAQPALHAWAAPGERLRLAMHATDPADPEAKALACYGLWLPGRERMLLRFVAGRPVSPVTCAFLAWVAERLAAEGMRVLALVWDNAAWHVSREVHGWVRDHNRRVKRDGGCRLLICRLPSKSPWLNPIEPRWAHGKRAVTEPERKLTGDELQRRLCDHYRCSRLPPLAQ